A section of the Meles meles chromosome 8, mMelMel3.1 paternal haplotype, whole genome shotgun sequence genome encodes:
- the LOC123949482 gene encoding olfactory receptor 51I2-like, producing the protein MSNFRINVSDAPTFILTGFPGMEAMESWLSFPLLLLYTVSIVGNTLILLIVKEEKSLHQPMYYFLSLLSVSDLGVSFSTLPTVLSALCFRARVISFNACLAQMFFIHLFSWTESGILLAMSFDRYVAICNPLRYATVLTSARIVAMGLCTVLRSSALILVFPLLLHRLPFCHPQNVLSHAYCLHVDMTKLACTDVSLNSHYGLSIVLFTFGLDSTLILISYVLILRSVLAIASREERLKTLNTCVSHILAVFIFYVPMVSVSIVHRFGAGLPHAVHILMSILYLFVPPMLNPIIYSIKTKEIRRRLLKMLFRVKS; encoded by the coding sequence ATGAGTAACTTCAGAATCAATGTCTCTGATGCTCCCACCTTTATCCTTACGGGCTTCCCAGGAATGGAGGCCATGGAGTCCTGGCtatccttccctctccttttgctctaCACTGTCTCCATTGTGGGAAACACCCTGATCCTCCTCATTGTTAAGGAGGAGAAAAGCTTGCACCAGCCCATGTACTACTTCTTGTCTCTCCTTTCAGTCAGTGACTTGGGAGTATCCTTTTCCACATTGCCGACTGTGCTGTCTGCCCTCTGCTTCCGCGCCCGGGTGATTTCCTTTAATGCCTGCTTGGCCCAAATGTTTTTTATCCACCTTTTCTCTTGGACAGAGTCTGGCATCCTTCTGGCTATGAGCTttgatcgctatgtggccatctgtaacccCCTGCGCTATGCTACAGTGCTCACTAGTGCCCGCATTGTGGCAATGGGTCTGTGTACTGTCCTCCGAAGCTCTGCCCTCATCCTAGTCTTTCCATTGCTGCTGCACAGACTGCCCTTCTGCCACCCCCAGAACGTCCTCTCGCATGCCTACTGCCTTCACGTGGATATGACTAAGCTGGCGTGTACTGATGTCTCCCTCAATAGCCACTACGGGCTGTCCATTGTGCTGTTTACCTTTGGCCTGGACTCCACACTCATACTCATCTCCTATGTACTAATATTGCGATCAGTGCTTGCCATCGCCTCCCGAGAGGAGCGCCTCAAGACACTGAACACATGCGTGTCCCACATTCTAGCTGTGTTCATCTTCTATGTGCCCATGGTGAGCGTGTCCATTGTACATCGCTTTGGTGCTGGCCTGCCCCATGCTGTTCATATCCTCATGTCTATTCTCTACCTATTTGTGCCTCCCATGCTCAACCCTATCATTTACTCTATTAAGACAAAGGAGATACGTCGCAGGCTCCTCAAGATGCTCTTTAGGGTTAAGTCCTGA